Below is a genomic region from Vulgatibacter sp..
ACGTTCTCGACGTCGATGATCGCGTCGTCGACGAGCGAGCCGATGGCGATGGTGAGGCCGCCGATCGTCATCGTGTTGAGCGTCACGCCCAGCCCAGCGAGGACCAGCACCGCCACCACCAGCGAGATGGGGATGGCGAGGAGCGAGATCACCGTGGCCCGCAGGTTGGCCAGGAAGACGAGCAGGATCACCGCCACCAGGATGGCGCCGTCGCGCAGCGCCGCCTCGACGTTGCCGACGGCGGCCGAGATGAAGTCCGACTGCCGGAAGATCTTCCGATCGATGCGCAGCCCCGCCGGCAGGGTGGACTGGATCTCGTCCAGCGCCGTGTCGATCCGCTCGGTGAGCTCGAGGGTATTGGCGTCGGGCTGCTTGAGCACCGCGAGGATCACCGCGGGCCTGCCGCTGGCGGCGCCCTCGCCGCGCTTGATCTTCGGCCCGATGCGCACGTCGGCGAGCTGCCGGACCGTCACCGGCTGGCCGCCACGGACCGCGACCACCGTGTCGCCGAGGTCGTCGAGCCCGTCGGCGCGGCCCACCGCGCGCAACAGGTATTCCTGGCTGCCCTCGACGTAGAAGCCGCCGGAGGCGTTCTGGTTGGTGGTGCGGAGCGCCGCCGCCACCTCGTCCACGCCGACGTCGAGGGCCTGGAGCGCCTCCGGCCGGAGCAGCACCTGGTATTGCTTCACCCCGCCGCCGATGGGCACCACCTGCGAGACGCCGGGCACCGAGAGGAGCCGCTTGCGCACCAGCCAGTCCGCTGCGGTCCGGGCCTCGATCAGCTGCGCCTCGCGCCCCGTCTCGCCTGGTGCCAGCACGCCCTCCTCCCAGGCCATCGAGAGGAAGAGGATCTCGCCCATCACCGAGGAGATCGGCGCCATCGTCGGCGGATCCACATCGGGCGGCAGCTGCGCTCCCACCAGCTGCAGCTTCTCGTTCACGATCTGGCGGGCGAGGTAGATGTCGGTGCCCCAGTCGAACTCCACCCAGACGATCGAGATGCCGACCGCAGAGGTCGAGCGGACCCGGCGCACGCTGGTGGCGCCGTTCACCGCGGTCTCCACCGGGAAGGTGACGAGGCTCTCCACCTCCTCGGGCGCGAGGCCGTGGGCCTCGGTGAGCACGGTGACGGTGGGCGCGGTGAGATCGGGGAAGACGTCCACCGGCATCTGCTGCGTCACCCGGGCGCCGACGAGGAGCAGGAGCGCCGAGGCGGCGATGACGAGGAGCCGGTTGTCGATGGCCCAGCGGATGAGGCGGTTCATCGTGCGTCGGTCCTTAGTGCTGGTGGCCGTGCTCGGGGATGGCGCCCGAGGCGTTGGCGAGCTTGAGTTCGTAGGCGCCGCGGCTGACCACGCGCTCGCCCTCCCGCAAACCGGCGCGGACCTCGACCCAGCCTCCGTCGCGGGCGCCGAGCTCCACCTTCCGCTCGAAGAAGGACTCGCCGCCCTCCATCACGTAGACCGTGGGCCTGCCGCGGTCGTCGACCACCGCCGCAGCAGGGATGGCGAGGACTTCGCTGCCCTCGCCGGTGAGGAGCCGAACCTTCGCGAACATGCCCGGCTTGAGCATGCCCCCGGGGTTGGGGAGCTCGAAGATCACCGGCACGGTGCGGGTGGCGGGATCGACCACCGCGCCGACGGCGACCCGCGTGCCTTCCGTCTCGTCCACCACGAAGTCGCGGCCGATCCCGGCGACGGTGAAGGTCGCCCCCGGACTCTGCTGGACGCGGGGCGCGTCGCTCTCGAAGACCCGCGCCTCGAGCCAGAGCCGATCGGTGTCCACCACCGAGACCAGCAGCTGACCCGGCTCGACGATCGCGCCGGGCATCACGTCGGCGAAGGAGACCACGCCGTCGAGCGGCGCCCGCAGCTCGAAGGAAGCGCTCCCGCCTCCACGCCCGCCGCCGCCCTGTGCGCTCCGGTAGAGCGAGAGCTGCCGCTCCGCCGCCTGGAGCCGCGCCCGTGCGACGTTCTCCGCCACCCGGGCTGCGTCCAGCTGCTTCTCGGGGATCGCCTGCACCGCGAGGAGCTCCTCGGCACGGCGCACCTCCCGCTCGGCGAGCCCCAGCTCGGCCCGGGCCTGTGCCGCCG
It encodes:
- a CDS encoding efflux RND transporter periplasmic adaptor subunit: MRHLLLLAACGFLAACSSSHEEGHGHAHEEDAHDHGHGHEAEDERPAVVVTTYADGLELFMEYPALVVGQPSALVAHFTDARNPEGFVAVTKGRVIATLRYADGSEERFVAEELLRDGIFKPVVTPGKPGAATLTLELQGPQVTGSVPAGSVTVHASAGAAIAAAPPEATGESTVPYLKEQQWKTTFATAPVEQRLLRDGIRANGELRPVAGKAAELAAPVAGRVVVPASVPHLGMRVRRGDRLFSIVPIETGGRDRAGLDLAAAQARAELGLAEREVRRAEELLAVQAIPEKQLDAARVAENVARARLQAAERQLSLYRSAQGGGGRGGGSASFELRAPLDGVVSFADVMPGAIVEPGQLLVSVVDTDRLWLEARVFESDAPRVQQSPGATFTVAGIGRDFVVDETEGTRVAVGAVVDPATRTVPVIFELPNPGGMLKPGMFAKVRLLTGEGSEVLAIPAAAVVDDRGRPTVYVMEGGESFFERKVELGARDGGWVEVRAGLREGERVVSRGAYELKLANASGAIPEHGHQH